From a region of the Pseudoxanthomonas sp. X-1 genome:
- a CDS encoding DUF779 domain-containing protein, with the protein MDTRQVIATLPALQLIERLRSRHGPVLFHQSGGCCDGSSPMCYPVGDFIVGDRDVRLGEIGGADFYISPSQFEYWKRTQLIIDVVPGRGGMFSLDNGEGVRFLVRSRLFADEEFEALQTEGKV; encoded by the coding sequence ATGGACACCCGCCAGGTCATCGCCACCCTGCCCGCCCTGCAGCTGATCGAGCGGCTGCGCAGCCGCCACGGCCCGGTGCTGTTCCACCAGTCCGGCGGCTGTTGCGATGGGTCCTCGCCGATGTGCTATCCGGTCGGCGACTTCATCGTCGGCGATCGCGATGTGCGGCTGGGGGAGATCGGCGGGGCGGATTTCTACATCAGTCCTTCGCAGTTCGAGTACTGGAAGCGCACGCAGCTGATCATCGATGTGGTGCCCGGGCGTGGCGGGATGTTCTCGCTGGACAACGGCGAGGGGGTGCGCTTCCTGGTGCGCTCGCGGCTGTTCGCGGATGAGGAGTTCGAGGCGTTGCAGACGGAGGGGAAGGTTTAG
- the lldD gene encoding FMN-dependent L-lactate dehydrogenase LldD: MIIASSTDYRAAAQRRLPPFLFHYADGGAYAERTLARNVTDLGEIALRQRVLKDMSRLDLSTTLFGETLAMPVVLGPVGLTGMFARRGEVQAAQAAARKGIPFTLSTVSVCPIEEVAPTLPRPMWFQLYVLKDRGFMRHALERAQAAGVRTLVFTVDMPVPGARYRDLHSGMSGPNAALRRYWQSLTHPRWAWDVGLHGRPHDLGNVSRYLGKPTGLEDYIGWLAANFDPSISWKDLEWIREFWKGPMLIKGILDPDDARDAVRFGADGIVVSNHGGRQLDGVLSSARALPAIADAVKGQIKLLADSGIRTGLDVVRMLALGADAVLLGRAWLYALAAAGGAGVEHLLGLIEKEMRVAMTLTSTRSIADMGPHMLVPADALPADRLP, from the coding sequence ATGATCATCGCCTCCTCCACCGATTACCGCGCCGCCGCGCAGCGCCGGCTGCCGCCGTTCCTGTTCCACTACGCCGACGGCGGCGCCTATGCCGAGCGCACGCTGGCGCGCAACGTGACGGACCTGGGCGAGATCGCGCTGCGCCAGCGCGTGCTCAAGGACATGTCGCGGCTGGACCTGTCGACCACGCTGTTCGGCGAGACCCTGGCCATGCCGGTGGTGCTGGGGCCGGTCGGCCTGACCGGCATGTTCGCCCGCCGTGGCGAGGTCCAGGCCGCGCAGGCCGCCGCGCGCAAGGGCATCCCCTTCACCCTGTCCACCGTGTCGGTGTGCCCGATCGAAGAAGTCGCGCCGACGCTGCCGCGGCCGATGTGGTTCCAGCTGTACGTGCTCAAGGACCGCGGCTTCATGCGCCACGCGCTGGAGCGCGCGCAGGCCGCCGGCGTCAGGACGCTGGTGTTCACCGTGGACATGCCGGTGCCCGGTGCGCGCTATCGCGACCTGCACTCGGGCATGAGCGGGCCGAACGCGGCGCTGCGCCGCTACTGGCAGTCGCTGACGCATCCACGCTGGGCCTGGGACGTGGGCCTGCATGGGCGTCCGCACGACCTGGGCAATGTCTCGCGCTACCTGGGCAAGCCGACCGGGCTGGAGGACTACATCGGCTGGCTGGCGGCCAATTTCGATCCGTCGATCTCGTGGAAGGACCTGGAGTGGATCCGCGAGTTCTGGAAGGGCCCGATGCTGATCAAGGGCATCCTGGATCCGGACGATGCGCGCGATGCGGTGCGCTTCGGCGCCGATGGCATCGTGGTGTCCAACCACGGCGGGCGCCAGCTCGACGGCGTGCTGTCCAGCGCACGCGCGCTGCCGGCCATCGCCGATGCGGTGAAGGGGCAGATCAAGCTGCTGGCCGACTCCGGCATCCGCACCGGCCTGGACGTGGTGCGCATGCTCGCCCTGGGCGCCGACGCGGTCCTGCTGGGCCGCGCGTGGCTCTATGCGCTGGCCGCCGCGGGCGGGGCGGGCGTCGAGCACCTGCTGGGCCTGATCGAGAAGGAAATGCGCGTGGCCATGACGCTCACCAGCACGCGCAGCATCGCCGACATGGGCCCGCACATGCTGGTGCCCGCCGACGCGCTGCCGGCCGACCGCCTGCCGTGA
- a CDS encoding amino acid aminotransferase yields MSSFASVEQVPGDPILGLTEAYNHDPRPGKVNLGVGIYYDETGRIPLLKAVAKVEEALALEAKPRGYLPIDGLPAYTQATRELLFGKDSPLLAAGRVATTQTVGGSGALRVGAETLRKLLPHATLALSKPSWENHRAVFEAAGFEVGEYTYFDAATHGVDFAGMLADLKALKPKTTVLLHACCHNPTGADLTVEQWKQVAQVLKEGDLFPFIDLAYQGFDKGIREDAAALQVIVDAGISDFIVASSYSKSFSLYGERVGALSIVAATAEQAKAVQSHVKRIIRTIYSSPSTHGAALVAGVLNNPELRAEWEDELTAMRERIHSLRAGLVRKLAEAGAGDFDFISRQAGMFSYSGLTKDQVDRLREEHAIYAIGSGRICVAALNAGNLERVAQAIAQVVKG; encoded by the coding sequence GTGTCTTCTTTTGCATCCGTTGAACAGGTCCCGGGCGATCCCATCCTGGGCCTGACCGAGGCCTACAACCACGATCCCCGCCCGGGCAAGGTCAACCTGGGCGTGGGCATCTACTACGACGAGACCGGCCGCATCCCGCTGCTCAAGGCCGTGGCCAAGGTCGAGGAAGCCCTGGCGCTGGAAGCCAAGCCGCGCGGCTACCTGCCGATCGACGGCCTGCCGGCCTACACCCAGGCCACGCGCGAGCTGCTGTTCGGCAAGGATTCGCCGCTGCTGGCCGCCGGCCGCGTGGCCACCACCCAGACCGTCGGCGGCAGCGGGGCGCTGCGCGTGGGCGCCGAGACCCTGCGCAAGCTGCTGCCGCACGCCACCCTGGCGCTGAGCAAGCCTTCGTGGGAGAACCACCGCGCCGTGTTCGAGGCCGCCGGCTTCGAGGTGGGCGAGTACACCTACTTCGACGCGGCCACCCACGGGGTGGACTTCGCCGGCATGCTGGCCGACCTGAAGGCGCTCAAGCCCAAGACCACCGTGCTGCTGCACGCGTGCTGCCACAACCCGACGGGCGCCGATCTCACCGTCGAGCAGTGGAAGCAGGTGGCGCAGGTGCTGAAGGAGGGCGACCTGTTCCCCTTCATCGATCTGGCCTACCAGGGCTTCGACAAGGGCATCCGCGAGGACGCGGCCGCGCTGCAGGTGATCGTCGACGCGGGTATCAGCGACTTCATCGTCGCCAGCTCGTACTCCAAGTCGTTCTCGCTGTACGGCGAGCGCGTGGGCGCGCTGTCGATCGTGGCGGCCACCGCCGAGCAGGCCAAGGCCGTGCAGTCGCACGTCAAGCGCATCATCCGCACCATCTACTCCAGCCCGTCCACGCACGGCGCCGCCCTAGTGGCCGGCGTGCTGAACAACCCGGAGCTGCGCGCGGAGTGGGAAGACGAACTCACCGCCATGCGCGAGCGCATCCACTCGCTGCGCGCGGGCCTGGTGCGCAAGCTGGCCGAAGCCGGCGCCGGCGATTTCGACTTCATCTCCAGGCAGGCCGGCATGTTCAGCTACTCGGGCCTGACCAAGGACCAGGTGGATCGCCTGCGCGAGGAGCACGCCATCTACGCCATCGGCTCCGGCCGCATCTGCGTGGCCGCGCTCAACGCCGGCAACCTGGAGCGCGTCGCCCAGGCCATCGCTCAGGTGGTCAAGGGCTAG
- a CDS encoding TonB-dependent receptor — translation MIRFRPASLHVACLAALSVSTPALADQAAAPTDALTLDRIVVTTRLERVPAFRVPASVSSIDLGEGGHNDVNLSDELQGVPGLLARDRQNYAQDTQLSVRGFGARTTFGVRGIRLYADGIPAAMPDGQGQVSHFNLLGGGRVDVLRGPFSALYGNSSGGVIQLWSAAPTQAPELTVQSTYGRDDSWTAGARVRGTAGAVGYNVAVQRFMTDGYRQHSAADRDSGNAKFTFDLGNAGTLDLVGNAFRSDAQDPLGLTKAQVDADRTQATPQAEQYDTRKSVQQNQLGALYTLPLSAQQTVRVSAWSGNRKVVQYQAIPAATQANPLQAGGVIDLDSDYGGADGRWSWQGEAAGRPLEFTAGTNFEKQRQQRRGYENFVGSTLGVRGRLRRNERDVVENFDQYAQAYWEFLPRLSLLAGLRHSQVRFSSHDFYVTAGNPDDSGRRTYSETTPVAGLSFAAREDLSVYVSVGRGFETPTFNEIGYRADGGAGLAFDLQPSISRNVELGAKWHAQSGAHAELALFRANTDDELAVARNVGGRSSYRNVGSARRQGVELSAGLPLAQDWSLDLAYTYLDATFRDSFPICTAAGCNNPTTLVTAGTRIPGTARNQLNATLGWRHGDWSAQLDGEGVGDVTVNDAGTARAPGYFLLGLEAGYRWRYASGALKGFVRVDNALDQRYIGSVIVNEGNGRYYEPGPGRGVMVGARWTWGGDG, via the coding sequence ATGATCCGTTTCCGCCCTGCTTCGCTGCACGTGGCCTGCCTGGCCGCGCTGTCCGTCTCCACCCCCGCCCTGGCCGATCAGGCCGCCGCGCCGACCGATGCGCTCACCCTGGACCGCATCGTGGTGACCACGCGCCTGGAGCGCGTCCCCGCCTTCCGCGTGCCCGCCTCGGTGTCCAGCATCGACCTGGGCGAAGGCGGCCACAACGACGTCAACCTGTCCGACGAGCTGCAGGGCGTGCCTGGCCTGCTGGCGCGCGATCGACAGAACTACGCCCAGGACACGCAGCTGTCGGTGCGCGGCTTCGGCGCGCGCACCACCTTCGGCGTGCGTGGCATCCGCCTGTATGCCGACGGCATCCCGGCGGCGATGCCCGACGGCCAGGGCCAGGTCTCGCACTTCAACCTGCTCGGCGGCGGCCGCGTGGACGTGCTGCGCGGGCCGTTCTCGGCGCTGTACGGCAATTCCTCCGGCGGGGTGATCCAGCTGTGGAGCGCCGCGCCGACCCAGGCGCCCGAGCTCACGGTGCAGAGCACCTACGGCCGCGACGACAGCTGGACCGCCGGAGCCCGCGTGCGCGGCACCGCCGGCGCGGTGGGCTACAACGTGGCGGTGCAGCGCTTCATGACCGACGGCTACCGCCAGCACAGCGCGGCCGACCGCGATTCGGGCAATGCCAAGTTCACCTTCGACCTCGGCAACGCCGGCACGCTGGACCTGGTCGGCAACGCCTTCCGCAGCGATGCGCAGGATCCGCTGGGCCTGACCAAGGCGCAGGTCGACGCCGACCGCACCCAGGCCACGCCGCAGGCCGAGCAGTACGACACCCGCAAGTCGGTGCAGCAGAACCAGCTGGGCGCGCTCTACACCCTGCCGCTGAGCGCGCAGCAGACCGTGCGCGTGTCCGCCTGGAGCGGCAACCGCAAGGTGGTGCAGTACCAGGCCATTCCCGCCGCGACCCAGGCCAACCCGCTGCAGGCCGGCGGCGTGATCGACCTGGACAGTGACTACGGCGGCGCCGACGGGCGCTGGTCGTGGCAGGGCGAGGCGGCCGGGCGGCCGCTCGAGTTCACCGCCGGCACCAACTTCGAGAAGCAGCGCCAGCAGCGGCGCGGTTACGAAAACTTCGTCGGCAGCACGCTGGGCGTGCGCGGGCGGCTGCGCCGCAACGAACGCGATGTGGTGGAGAACTTCGACCAGTACGCGCAGGCCTACTGGGAGTTCCTGCCGCGCCTGTCGCTGCTGGCCGGCCTGCGCCACAGCCAGGTGCGCTTTTCCTCGCACGATTTCTACGTCACCGCCGGCAACCCGGACGACAGCGGCCGGCGCACCTATTCGGAGACCACGCCGGTGGCCGGCCTGAGCTTCGCCGCGCGCGAGGATCTGAGCGTGTATGTGTCGGTCGGGCGCGGCTTCGAGACGCCGACCTTCAACGAGATCGGCTACCGCGCCGATGGCGGCGCGGGGCTGGCCTTCGACCTGCAGCCCTCGATCAGCCGCAACGTCGAGCTGGGCGCCAAGTGGCATGCGCAATCCGGCGCGCATGCCGAGCTGGCGCTGTTCCGCGCCAACACCGACGACGAACTGGCCGTGGCCCGCAACGTCGGCGGGCGCAGCAGCTACCGCAACGTCGGCAGCGCGCGCCGCCAGGGCGTGGAGCTGAGCGCCGGCCTGCCGCTGGCGCAGGACTGGTCGCTGGACCTGGCCTACACCTATCTGGACGCGACCTTCCGCGACAGCTTCCCGATCTGCACCGCCGCCGGCTGCAACAACCCCACCACCCTGGTGACCGCCGGCACGCGCATCCCCGGCACCGCGCGCAACCAGCTCAACGCGACCCTGGGCTGGCGCCACGGCGACTGGAGCGCGCAGCTGGATGGCGAAGGCGTGGGCGATGTCACCGTCAACGACGCGGGGACCGCACGCGCGCCGGGGTACTTCCTGCTCGGCCTGGAGGCCGGCTATCGCTGGCGCTACGCCAGCGGCGCGTTGAAGGGCTTCGTGCGCGTGGACAACGCGCTGGACCAACGCTACATCGGCTCGGTCATCGTCAACGAAGGCAATGGCCGCTACTACGAACCCGGCCCGGGCCGCGGCGTCATGGTCGGCGCACGCTGGACCTGGGGCGGCGACGGCTGA
- the dld gene encoding D-lactate dehydrogenase, whose product MSARGDVALLDTLRGIVGRRHVLTDDKRTRRFRKGQRFGEGPVLAVVQPGTLVEQWRVLQAAVAADVIVILQAANTGLTGGSTPDGDDYERPVLLLSTLRLTGVQLINDGTQAVCLPGATLDALERALAPLGREPHSVIGSSCIGASVLGGVCNNSGGALVRRGPAYTELALYAQLGADGVLRLVNHLGIALGEDPEEMLTRLQAGRYSAADIVNDPSRAASDHTYADHVRDVDAATPARFNADPARLHEASGSAGKLALFAVRLDTFPKEDTAVFYVGSNDPDDLTAVRRHLLTALPSLPVAGEYIHRDAYDIGARYGKDTFLLIDRFGTARVLRAFALKSRVDAFFERLGLHGVSDRALQRLAGLLPPHLPRRMTEFRARFEHHLLIRVALDSAEATCAFLRAYFATREGDWFQCDAEEGRKAFLHRFAIAGAAIRYRQVHRDRVEDIVALDIALRRDDRDWVETLPADLDDQLIAKLYYGHFFCHVFHQDYIARKGSDPLAIEHAMWKRLDARGAEYPAEHNVGHLYRAKPALAAFYRQLDPTNRFNPGIGQTPRGRGWV is encoded by the coding sequence GTGAGCGCGCGCGGCGACGTGGCCCTGCTGGACACGCTGCGCGGCATCGTCGGCCGCCGCCACGTGCTGACCGACGACAAGCGCACGCGCCGCTTCCGCAAGGGCCAGCGCTTCGGCGAAGGGCCGGTGCTGGCGGTGGTCCAGCCGGGCACGCTGGTCGAGCAATGGCGCGTGCTGCAGGCCGCCGTGGCGGCCGATGTGATCGTGATCCTGCAGGCGGCCAACACCGGCCTGACGGGCGGTTCGACGCCCGATGGCGACGATTACGAACGCCCGGTCCTGCTGCTCAGCACGCTGCGCCTGACCGGGGTGCAGCTGATCAACGACGGCACCCAGGCGGTATGCCTGCCCGGGGCCACGCTGGATGCGCTGGAGCGCGCGCTGGCGCCGCTGGGGCGCGAGCCGCATTCGGTGATCGGCTCCTCCTGCATCGGCGCCTCGGTGCTGGGCGGGGTGTGCAACAACTCCGGCGGCGCGCTGGTGCGGCGCGGCCCGGCCTATACCGAGCTGGCCCTGTACGCGCAGCTGGGCGCCGACGGCGTGCTGCGGCTGGTGAACCACCTGGGCATCGCGCTGGGCGAAGACCCGGAAGAGATGCTCACGCGGCTCCAGGCCGGGCGCTACAGCGCCGCCGACATCGTCAACGACCCGTCCAGGGCCGCTTCCGACCACACCTATGCCGACCACGTCCGTGACGTGGACGCCGCCACGCCGGCGCGCTTCAACGCCGATCCGGCGCGGCTGCACGAGGCCTCGGGCTCGGCTGGCAAGCTGGCGCTGTTCGCCGTGCGCCTGGATACCTTCCCGAAGGAGGACACGGCGGTGTTCTACGTCGGCAGCAACGACCCGGACGATCTCACCGCCGTGCGCCGCCACCTGCTGACCGCGCTGCCGTCGCTTCCGGTGGCGGGCGAATACATCCACCGCGACGCCTACGACATCGGCGCGCGCTACGGCAAGGACACCTTCCTGCTGATCGACCGATTCGGCACCGCGCGCGTGCTCCGGGCATTCGCGCTGAAGAGCCGCGTCGATGCGTTCTTCGAGCGGCTGGGGCTGCACGGGGTCAGCGACCGCGCGCTGCAGCGCCTGGCCGGCCTGCTGCCGCCCCACCTGCCGCGGCGCATGACCGAGTTCCGCGCGCGTTTCGAGCACCACCTGCTGATCCGGGTGGCGCTGGACAGCGCCGAGGCGACCTGTGCCTTCCTGCGCGCGTATTTCGCCACACGCGAGGGCGACTGGTTCCAGTGCGATGCGGAGGAGGGCCGCAAGGCCTTCCTGCACCGCTTCGCCATCGCCGGCGCGGCGATCCGCTACCGCCAGGTGCACCGCGACCGCGTCGAGGACATCGTCGCCCTCGACATCGCCCTGCGCCGCGACGACCGCGACTGGGTCGAGACGCTGCCCGCGGACCTGGACGACCAGCTCATCGCCAAGCTCTACTACGGCCACTTCTTCTGCCACGTGTTCCACCAGGACTACATCGCGCGCAAGGGCAGCGATCCGCTGGCGATCGAGCATGCGATGTGGAAGCGCCTGGACGCGCGCGGCGCCGAGTACCCGGCCGAACACAACGTCGGCCACCTCTACCGCGCCAAGCCGGCGCTGGCCGCCTTCTACCGCCAGCTCGACCCGACCAACCGCTTCAACCCCGGCATCGGCCAGACGCCACGGGGGCGGGGGTGGGTGTAG
- a CDS encoding cytochrome c, producing MKHTPHPTLLRSVVSLALCAGGIGAAQAAVSVCVDSSSPTAAMDKAIAAAVARQQKTTLSVHAFDGTGDDDEGFDLKEFNKLAAKDCQLVLGFPVDASASGVPEGLKATAAYGRTGFVLVTPRGSQARSLATLPPGSPVAVTYQTTPNLYFADYPKLQADVHLTNDDAIEALEQHKVGAAMLWRPAVVGWLSAHKDAAPFDYAELDEPHARWNLVALYDPANAAAAQAFEASVAALGADGTLGRLLDPYAVLATPQGSGKAQANATTQAMFRRGAQLAWNGPGGGAAAATAATTPAGDAPKLFTAAQAEKGKQDYADNCALCHGDTLAGRAGPALKGKHFANPAAGFHVGDIFTIVSQNMPATQPASLDHDTYADIMAFLLQENGYPAGDKPLTFDEAKASKEPLVYRGTDP from the coding sequence ATGAAACACACCCCGCACCCCACCCTCCTCCGTTCCGTCGTGTCGCTGGCGCTGTGCGCCGGCGGCATCGGCGCCGCCCAGGCCGCCGTCTCGGTCTGCGTGGACAGCTCCAGCCCGACCGCGGCGATGGACAAGGCCATCGCCGCGGCCGTGGCCAGGCAGCAGAAGACCACCTTGTCGGTGCATGCGTTCGACGGCACCGGCGATGACGATGAAGGCTTCGACCTGAAGGAGTTCAACAAACTGGCGGCCAAGGACTGCCAGCTGGTGTTGGGTTTCCCGGTCGATGCCAGCGCCTCGGGCGTGCCCGAGGGCCTCAAGGCCACCGCCGCCTACGGGCGCACCGGCTTCGTGCTGGTCACCCCGCGCGGCAGCCAGGCCCGCTCGCTGGCCACGCTGCCGCCGGGCAGCCCGGTCGCGGTGACCTACCAGACCACGCCCAACCTGTACTTCGCCGATTACCCGAAGCTGCAGGCCGACGTGCACCTGACCAACGACGACGCCATCGAGGCGCTGGAGCAGCACAAGGTCGGCGCCGCCATGCTGTGGCGTCCGGCGGTGGTCGGCTGGCTGAGCGCGCACAAGGACGCCGCGCCGTTCGACTATGCCGAGCTGGACGAGCCGCATGCGCGCTGGAACCTGGTGGCCCTGTACGACCCGGCCAACGCCGCGGCCGCGCAGGCCTTCGAGGCCAGCGTCGCCGCGCTCGGCGCCGACGGCACGCTGGGCAGGCTGCTGGATCCCTACGCGGTGCTGGCCACGCCGCAGGGCAGCGGCAAGGCCCAGGCCAACGCGACCACGCAGGCGATGTTCAGGCGTGGCGCGCAGCTGGCCTGGAACGGGCCAGGCGGCGGCGCGGCGGCCGCGACCGCCGCAACCACGCCGGCCGGCGATGCGCCCAAGCTGTTCACCGCCGCGCAGGCCGAGAAGGGCAAGCAGGACTACGCCGACAACTGCGCGCTGTGCCACGGCGACACGCTGGCCGGGCGCGCCGGGCCGGCGCTGAAGGGCAAGCACTTCGCCAACCCGGCGGCGGGCTTCCACGTGGGCGACATCTTCACCATCGTCTCGCAGAACATGCCCGCCACCCAGCCGGCCAGCCTGGACCACGACACCTACGCCGACATCATGGCCTTCCTGCTGCAGGAGAACGGCTATCCGGCCGGCGACAAGCCGCTGACCTTCGACGAGGCCAAGGCCTCCAAGGAGCCGCTGGTCTATCGCGGCACCGACCCTTAG
- the adhP gene encoding alcohol dehydrogenase AdhP translates to MNKTMKAAVVREFGKPLVIEEVTVPRPRAGDLLVKIEACGVCHTDLHAAEGDWPVKPNPPFIPGHEGVGHVVAVGEGVTHVREGDRVGIPWLYSACGHCEHCLGGWETLCEAQQNTGYSVNGGFAEYALANAGYVGHLPKNVGFVEVAPILCAGVTVYKGLKVTDTRPGNWVVISGIGGLGHMAVQYAKAMGLNVAAVDVDDAKLALATRLGATVTVNARTTDPVAYLKKEIGGAHGALVTAVSPKAFEQAIGMVRRGGTVSLNGLPPGQFPLDIFGMVLNGVTVRGSIVGTRLDLQESLEFAQAGKVAATVSTDTLDNINDVFARMHAGRIEGRVVLDMAA, encoded by the coding sequence ATGAACAAGACGATGAAAGCCGCCGTGGTGCGCGAGTTCGGCAAGCCGCTGGTGATCGAGGAAGTGACCGTGCCGCGGCCCAGGGCCGGCGACCTCCTGGTCAAGATCGAGGCCTGCGGCGTGTGCCATACCGACCTGCACGCGGCCGAGGGCGACTGGCCGGTCAAGCCCAATCCGCCCTTCATCCCCGGCCACGAGGGCGTGGGCCATGTCGTGGCCGTGGGCGAAGGCGTCACCCACGTCCGCGAAGGCGACCGCGTGGGCATCCCATGGCTGTACTCGGCCTGCGGCCACTGCGAACACTGCCTGGGCGGCTGGGAAACCCTGTGCGAGGCGCAGCAGAACACCGGCTACTCGGTCAACGGCGGCTTCGCCGAGTACGCGCTGGCCAATGCCGGCTACGTCGGCCACCTGCCGAAGAACGTCGGCTTCGTCGAGGTCGCGCCGATCCTGTGCGCCGGCGTCACTGTCTACAAGGGCCTGAAGGTCACCGACACCCGGCCCGGCAATTGGGTGGTGATCTCCGGTATCGGCGGGCTGGGCCACATGGCGGTGCAGTACGCCAAGGCGATGGGGCTGAACGTGGCCGCGGTGGACGTGGACGACGCCAAGCTGGCGCTGGCCACGCGCCTGGGCGCGACGGTGACGGTCAACGCGCGCACCACCGATCCGGTGGCGTACCTGAAGAAGGAGATCGGCGGCGCGCACGGCGCGCTGGTCACCGCGGTCTCGCCCAAGGCCTTCGAGCAGGCCATCGGCATGGTCCGCCGCGGCGGCACCGTCTCGCTCAACGGCCTGCCGCCGGGCCAGTTCCCGCTGGACATCTTCGGCATGGTCCTCAATGGCGTGACCGTGCGCGGCTCGATCGTCGGCACGCGCCTGGACCTGCAGGAGTCGCTGGAGTTCGCGCAGGCCGGCAAGGTCGCCGCGACCGTGAGCACCGACACCCTGGACAACATCAACGACGTGTTCGCCAGGATGCATGCCGGCCGGATCGAGGGCCGGGTGGTGCTGGACATGGCGGCGTAG
- a CDS encoding YciI-like protein: MHFLLLYQTAADYLQRRPLHRAAHLAYARQAVARGELVLGGAVGDPPESALLLFQGEDDSAARRFAEGDPYVVEGIVASWTVRPWTTVVGADAAHRVLLG; encoded by the coding sequence ATGCATTTCCTGCTGCTCTATCAGACCGCCGCCGACTACCTGCAGCGCCGCCCGCTGCATCGGGCCGCCCATCTGGCCTATGCGCGCCAGGCGGTGGCGCGCGGGGAGCTGGTGCTGGGCGGCGCGGTCGGCGATCCGCCCGAGTCGGCGCTGCTGCTGTTCCAGGGGGAGGACGACAGCGCCGCGCGGCGTTTCGCCGAAGGCGATCCCTACGTGGTCGAGGGCATCGTCGCCAGCTGGACGGTGAGGCCGTGGACTACGGTGGTCGGCGCCGACGCGGCGCATCGCGTGCTGCTCGGTTGA
- the azu gene encoding azurin: MRKLFSTLVLLCLACMAPTAFARTCAVAISGDDAMKFDKTEIRIDPACTQVSVTLTHTGKLAANVMGHDWVLARTADMAGIDADGMKAGMAAGFLKAGDARVIAHTKVIGGGQSDTVTFATSKLSKGGDYSFFCSFPGHSTMMKGKFVFG, from the coding sequence ATGCGCAAGCTGTTTTCCACCCTGGTCTTGCTGTGCCTGGCCTGCATGGCCCCGACCGCGTTCGCCAGGACCTGTGCGGTCGCCATCAGCGGCGACGATGCGATGAAGTTCGACAAGACCGAGATCCGGATCGACCCAGCCTGCACCCAGGTGAGCGTGACCCTGACCCATACCGGCAAGCTGGCCGCCAACGTGATGGGCCACGACTGGGTGCTGGCCAGGACCGCCGACATGGCCGGCATCGACGCCGATGGCATGAAGGCGGGCATGGCCGCCGGCTTCCTCAAGGCCGGCGACGCGCGCGTGATCGCCCATACCAAGGTGATCGGCGGCGGCCAAAGCGACACGGTGACCTTCGCCACCTCCAAGTTGAGCAAGGGCGGCGACTACAGCTTCTTCTGCTCCTTCCCGGGGCACTCCACGATGATGAAGGGCAAGTTCGTCTTCGGCTGA